A window from Drosophila miranda strain MSH22 chromosome Y unlocalized genomic scaffold, D.miranda_PacBio2.1 Contig_Y2_pilon, whole genome shotgun sequence encodes these proteins:
- the LOC117193488 gene encoding uncharacterized protein LOC117193488: MPPAVGIYNDTTPTPLAGSYAWTTPNGSSGNYMPRKLPDLPVFGGQPEDWPIFLCAYTETTLAYNCTDLENNQRLLKALKDEARETVKSLLFHPSNVSTVVEQLRFIYGRPEQLIRSQLSGIREVPNISEHNLAKIIPFATRGRNQSVDCYMLASTKTEASSKTAVSEVVKSVEGNMQLKAAETSMELLHQTGGGT; encoded by the exons ATGCCGCCGGCTGTAGGCATTTACAACGACACGACGCCGACGCCGCTAGCTGGATCCTACGCCTGGACGACACCAAATGGAAGCAGTGGAAACTATATGCCCCGCAAGCTTCCCGATCTGCCAGTATTTGGAGGTCAGCCTGAGGATTGGCCGATCTTCCTTTGTGCATATACTGAGACAACGCTAGCGTACAACTGTACAGACCTGGAGAACAACCAACGCTTGTTGAAGGCACTGAAGGATGAAGCCCGCGAGACCGTCAAGTCTCTCCTATTTCATCCAAGCAACGTAAGCACTGTTGTGGAGCAGCTGCGTTTCATATATGGCCGACCGGAGCAGCTTATACGCAGCCAGCTGAGTGGAATACGAGAGGTGCCCAATATTTCGGAGCACAATCTGGCGAAGATTATTCCCTTTGCAACCCGA GGAAGGAACCAAAGCGTCGATTGCTACATGCTAGCATCGACCAAGACCGAGGCGAGCAGCAAGACAGCCGTCTCAGAGGTTGTCAAATCTGTGGAGGGCAACATGCAGTTAAAGGCTGCGGAGACTTCAATGGAGCTTCTCCACCAGACAGGTGGAGGTACGTGA